A genome region from Victivallis lenta includes the following:
- a CDS encoding DUF1559 domain-containing protein, with amino-acid sequence MYQVNRKESVCFRSSAFRFFYIFSAGRGGGGHAPAYCRIRQFTLIELLVVIAIIAILAAMLLPALNKARENARTTQCVSNVRQLGTGVTMYANDNREQLPKTGKNSDGGATPWSLYASETIGLGRVSSYVGGPQICDGTDSRPRPLIFRCPSGNGDPEAWMHSSRRRTDYLFLRDSQTGNVCTSWSFTGLGRPLNKLSREMLIICSAGTTLLWRDAYISHSNREAPLFRANGSVRKIRAAEYQNGTGNGGMAKIDEL; translated from the coding sequence ATGTATCAGGTAAATAGAAAAGAATCCGTATGCTTCAGATCATCGGCGTTTCGTTTTTTTTACATTTTCTCCGCCGGGCGGGGAGGCGGCGGACACGCCCCCGCATACTGTCGTATAAGGCAGTTTACTCTTATTGAGCTGCTCGTTGTCATAGCGATCATCGCGATTCTGGCGGCGATGCTGCTGCCGGCGTTGAATAAAGCGCGGGAGAACGCCCGTACCACACAGTGCGTCAGCAATGTCAGGCAGCTCGGCACGGGCGTAACCATGTATGCGAACGACAACCGTGAACAGCTGCCCAAAACCGGTAAAAATTCCGACGGCGGCGCGACGCCGTGGAGTCTTTACGCCAGTGAAACCATCGGCCTGGGGCGCGTCAGTTCCTATGTCGGCGGGCCGCAGATCTGCGACGGAACGGACTCGCGTCCGCGGCCGCTGATCTTTCGCTGTCCTTCCGGCAACGGCGATCCCGAAGCGTGGATGCACAGCAGCAGACGCCGCACCGATTACCTGTTTCTCCGCGACAGCCAGACGGGCAATGTCTGCACCAGCTGGAGCTTCACGGGGCTGGGCAGGCCGTTGAACAAGCTCTCCCGCGAGATGCTGATCATCTGCTCGGCCGGAACCACGCTGTTGTGGCGCGATGCGTATATCTCCCACTCCAATCGGGAGGCGCCGCTCTTTCGCGCCAACGGCTCCGTGCGGAAAATCCGCGCAGCGGAGTACCAGAACGGCACCGGCAACGGCGGCATGGCCAAAATCGACGAACTCTGA